The following are encoded in a window of Brevibacillus ruminantium genomic DNA:
- a CDS encoding Zn-ribbon domain-containing OB-fold protein, with amino-acid sequence MEITVVVCEECGHQAIPPKYGCPKCTSDHLVEKKYTGTGIIYSYTTIRVAAGKYESQLPYIVALVELDGGLRVTARLEGDQAAIGQRVKMNRVEESIYWFE; translated from the coding sequence ATGGAAATCACGGTAGTAGTTTGCGAGGAATGCGGCCATCAAGCCATCCCGCCTAAATACGGCTGTCCAAAATGCACCTCCGATCATCTTGTTGAAAAGAAATACACAGGCACAGGCATCATTTATTCCTACACTACAATTCGAGTAGCGGCAGGAAAGTATGAATCACAGCTGCCTTATATCGTCGCCTTGGTCGAATTGGACGGGGGATTGAGAGTCACGGCCCGATTGGAGGGAGATCAGGCTGCAATCGGACAGCGTGTGAAGATGAACCGGGTAGAGGAATCGATTTATTGGTTTGAGTAA